A window from Suncus etruscus isolate mSunEtr1 chromosome 18, mSunEtr1.pri.cur, whole genome shotgun sequence encodes these proteins:
- the LOC125995879 gene encoding olfactory receptor 2W1-like has translation MDVNNESYATDFILLGFSDRPQIERIISVVVVISYLVTLVGNSTIILVSYLDTQLHTPMYFFLSNLSLIDLCYTTSIVPQMLANLWGPKKSITYGGCVLQFFFALDLGATECLLLAMMAYDRYAAVCQPLHYTVIMNPQLCHKMVITSWLGGLGSAIIVCSLTLKLPRCGHREVDNFFCEMPALVKMACVYSRVIEIVVFALGVIFLLTPLSLILISYGVITRAVMRIKSAARWKKILNTCGSHLTVVTLFYGTAIAMYMKPQSNHTSQDEGKFLTLFYTIITPSLNPLIYTLRNKDVKRAVKRLLAVKMPAMP, from the coding sequence ATGGATGTCAACAATGAGAGTTATGCGACAGACTTCATCCTCCTGGGGTTTTCTGACAGGCCCCAAATAGAGCGCATCATCTCCGTGGTTGTCGTCATCTCCTACCTCGTGACTCTGGTGGGAAACTCAACCATCATCCTGGTCTCATACCTGGACACCCAGCTCCACACTCCCATGTATTTCTTCCTCTCCAACCTGTCCCTCATAGATCTCTGTTATACAACCAGCATTGTCCCCCAGATGCTGGCCAATCTTTGGGGTCCCAAAAAGTCCATTACATATGGTGGCTGTGTGCTCCAGTTCTTTTTTGCTCTGGACCTGGGAGCTACCGAATGTCTCCTGCTGGCCAtgatggcctatgaccgctatgCTGCTGTCTGCCAACCTCTTCACTACACCGTCATTATGAACCCTCAACTCTGCCACAAGATGGTGATAACCTCTTGGCTGGGGGGCCTTGGGAGTGCCATCATTGTCTGCTCTTTGACCTTGAAATTGCCCAGATGTGGGCACCGGGAGGTGGATAATTTTTTCTGTGAGATGCCAGCACTGGTCAAGATGGCCTGTGTCTACTCCAGGGTCATTGAGATTGTGGTCTTCGCTCTTGGTGTGATATTTCTGCTGACTCCTCTCTCACTCATCCTCATCTCCTATGGGGTGATCACCCGTGCTGTAATGAGGATCAAGTCAGCAGCACGATGGAAGAAAATCCTCAATACCTGTGGCTCCCACCTGACCGTGGTGACTCTTTTTTATGGAACAGCCATTGCCATGTATATGAAACCTCAAAGTAATCACACATCCCAGGATGAGGGGAAGTTCCTCACTCTCTTCTACACCATCATCACACCCAGTCTTAACCCTCTGATCTACACGCTGAGAAACAAAGATGTGAAGAGAGCAGTGAAGAGACTGTTAGCTGTCAAAATGCCAGCAATGCCTTGA